A window of the [Chlorobium] sp. 445 genome harbors these coding sequences:
- the acpS gene encoding holo-[acyl-carrier-protein] synthase, with translation MQLGIDIVEIPRIETAVARYGEKFLRRILTEKEIQYCYSKANPFESIAVRFACKEAIAKALGSGISKKFHWQSVEILRDKHGKPKVKLCQKVKGLSAKKISVSMSHTHHHAVAIAIISP, from the coding sequence ATGCAACTTGGCATTGATATTGTCGAAATCCCGCGCATCGAGACAGCGGTCGCACGATATGGTGAGAAATTTTTGCGCCGCATTTTGACAGAAAAAGAAATTCAGTACTGCTACTCCAAAGCTAATCCATTTGAGAGTATTGCCGTGCGTTTTGCTTGCAAAGAAGCGATTGCAAAAGCGCTGGGCAGCGGCATCTCCAAGAAATTTCATTGGCAATCCGTAGAAATTTTGCGCGATAAGCACGGCAAACCAAAAGTCAAACTTTGCCAAAAAGTGAAGGGACTATCAGCAAAAAAGATATCCGTCTCCATGTCGCACACCCATCACCACGCGGTTGCAATTGCTATCATCTCCCCCTAA
- a CDS encoding purine-nucleoside phosphorylase → MTHAEKVAAARAFLAQKTSGVPEVAIVLGSGLGDFADHISIHHTIDANDIPHYPVPGVAGHHGKVILGSSAGKSLVLIKGRVHCYEGYLPDEVTFYVHLLAALGTKTLILTNAAGGVNFNFEPGDLCLITDQLNFTHARLSANATTARKREIYDAELIRLIKKVALQKGIALHQGVYAGVLGPSYETRAEIRMLARLGADAVGMSTVIEACAAVSLGLRVAAISLITNKAAGLGAEKLSHDEVQRIANQSKERFSTLMSAIIDAL, encoded by the coding sequence ATGACGCACGCTGAAAAAGTCGCCGCTGCCAGAGCATTTCTTGCTCAGAAAACTTCTGGTGTGCCTGAAGTTGCAATTGTCTTGGGCTCTGGGCTTGGCGATTTTGCCGACCACATCAGCATTCATCACACCATTGATGCCAATGATATTCCGCATTATCCTGTGCCGGGCGTGGCAGGGCATCATGGCAAAGTAATTTTAGGTAGCAGCGCAGGTAAATCGCTGGTGCTCATCAAAGGACGTGTGCACTGCTATGAAGGCTACTTGCCTGACGAGGTTACCTTTTATGTACATCTTCTTGCTGCATTAGGCACAAAAACGCTGATTCTAACCAATGCTGCTGGCGGCGTCAACTTCAATTTTGAGCCCGGCGACCTGTGCCTTATCACCGATCAGCTAAATTTCACACATGCACGACTCTCAGCTAATGCGACAACTGCCCGAAAGCGAGAAATCTATGACGCTGAACTGATTCGTCTTATCAAGAAAGTCGCACTGCAAAAAGGTATAGCCTTGCATCAGGGCGTGTATGCAGGTGTATTGGGACCGAGCTACGAAACACGCGCTGAAATCAGAATGCTGGCACGATTAGGCGCAGATGCAGTGGGAATGTCAACAGTTATAGAAGCCTGCGCCGCTGTATCGCTTGGACTGCGCGTTGCTGCAATTTCACTCATCACGAACAAAGCAGCTGGACTTGGTGCAGAGAAACTTTCTCACGATGAAGTTCAACGGATAGCAAATCAATCCAAAGAAAGATTTTCCACACTAATGTCAGCTATCATAGATGCGCTCTAA
- a CDS encoding glycosyl transferase family 2, with the protein MPKASVIIAAHNGAAFITDAVHSVFAQTEQDLELIVVDDASTDQTPELVQKLLQAAPIPAVYLRNETNLERCHSRNRGASCARAEYLFFLDHDDLWTPDHIATMLRTFQRTQADMVCAILRSKVDTTGKLIYTSRKVLPDDVGILACSALIGGTPGVAFRKEKFLQYDDAFRFREDWELVLRAFLSDLKIAPCDSDTVRVREHHRRSSTANPRYYHASLRILETYRAKIPRHYQPFFDFEIGSAALRHGDLWHGWHLSLRALYHSPELRQNPRNWLLLLKRGLRLDRWLSPSLRFP; encoded by the coding sequence ATGCCAAAAGCCAGTGTTATCATTGCTGCACATAATGGCGCAGCGTTTATTACCGATGCGGTGCATTCTGTTTTTGCTCAAACAGAACAGGATCTTGAGCTCATTGTAGTCGATGATGCTTCTACCGATCAGACACCAGAGCTTGTGCAAAAACTCTTACAAGCTGCACCAATTCCTGCTGTCTATTTACGCAATGAAACCAATCTCGAACGCTGTCATTCACGCAATCGTGGCGCAAGTTGTGCCCGCGCTGAATATCTCTTTTTTCTTGACCACGATGACCTTTGGACTCCTGACCATATTGCCACTATGCTCCGCACCTTTCAACGCACACAAGCCGATATGGTTTGCGCAATTTTGCGCTCAAAAGTCGATACAACTGGGAAACTTATTTACACCTCACGCAAAGTGCTGCCTGATGACGTTGGTATCTTAGCGTGTTCTGCACTCATCGGTGGCACACCCGGCGTTGCATTTAGAAAGGAAAAGTTTTTGCAATACGATGACGCCTTTCGTTTCCGAGAAGATTGGGAGCTGGTGCTACGTGCCTTTCTCTCTGATCTAAAAATTGCACCTTGCGACAGCGATACTGTCCGCGTGCGTGAGCATCACAGGCGCAGCAGCACCGCAAACCCGAGATACTACCACGCCTCGCTGCGCATATTGGAGACCTATCGCGCAAAAATTCCACGACACTATCAACCATTTTTTGACTTTGAAATCGGCAGTGCCGCCCTACGCCATGGCGATCTGTGGCACGGCTGGCACCTTTCACTTCGCGCGCTTTACCATAGCCCTGAGCTGCGACAAAATCCTAGAAATTGGCTCTTGCTGCTCAAACGTGGCTTGCGCCTCGATCGTTGGCTTTCTCCATCACTGCGCTTTCCCTAG
- a CDS encoding GTPase ObgE yields MFIDSAKIFVKAGDGGNGVVSFRREKYVPKGGPDGGDGGNGGSIILQADRNLSTLLDFRYRAHYKAERGRHGQGARKTGLSGKDVIIKVPCGTIVKDAETNHVLGDLTQHGETLVVAKGGRGGRGNQHFATPTNRAPRYAEPGQSGEARTLILELKLLADVGLVGFPNAGKSTLISVISAAKPKIADYPFTTLEPNLGIVPYRDYQSFVVADIPGIIEGASEGKGLGLRFLKHIERTKVLAILIPCTSPDIKREYQILTNELRKFSEGLATKPKVIVISKMDLAPEDFTVPRFRGLKVVPISAATGENIEALKDALWEHLQAALPEEV; encoded by the coding sequence ATGTTTATTGACAGCGCAAAAATTTTCGTCAAAGCGGGCGATGGCGGTAATGGCGTAGTAAGTTTTCGGCGAGAAAAGTACGTGCCCAAAGGCGGTCCAGATGGCGGTGATGGTGGGAATGGTGGCAGTATTATTCTTCAAGCTGATCGTAACCTGAGTACACTCTTGGACTTTCGCTATAGAGCACACTACAAAGCGGAACGCGGGCGGCACGGGCAAGGGGCACGCAAGACAGGTTTGTCGGGAAAAGATGTCATCATCAAGGTGCCCTGCGGTACAATCGTCAAAGATGCGGAGACGAATCATGTACTGGGCGATTTAACACAACACGGCGAGACACTCGTTGTCGCAAAAGGTGGGCGAGGTGGACGAGGTAATCAGCATTTTGCAACGCCTACTAACCGCGCACCACGATACGCTGAACCAGGTCAAAGTGGTGAAGCACGCACCTTGATTTTGGAACTCAAACTGCTGGCGGATGTGGGACTGGTCGGTTTTCCAAATGCGGGGAAGTCAACGCTGATTTCTGTCATTAGCGCTGCAAAGCCGAAAATCGCTGATTATCCATTCACCACGCTGGAGCCAAACTTGGGCATTGTGCCGTATCGTGACTATCAGTCGTTTGTGGTGGCTGATATTCCCGGCATCATTGAAGGTGCCTCAGAAGGCAAAGGATTAGGACTGCGATTTCTCAAGCATATTGAACGCACGAAAGTCTTGGCGATTCTCATTCCGTGCACTTCGCCCGATATCAAACGCGAATATCAGATTTTAACGAATGAACTGAGGAAATTCAGCGAAGGGCTTGCAACCAAGCCCAAAGTGATTGTGATTTCCAAGATGGATCTAGCGCCTGAGGATTTTACGGTGCCGCGTTTTCGCGGTCTGAAGGTCGTGCCGATTTCTGCTGCAACAGGTGAAAACATCGAAGCACTCAAGGATGCACTTTGGGAGCACTTGCAAGCTGCTCTGCCAGAAGAAGTTTGA
- a CDS encoding phosphocarrier protein HPr — MIEKEVIIKNKAGLHTRPAAAIVKLAAKFKSDFFIEKDGIEINAKSIISVMMLAAPKGSKLKLKFKGSDEVQAAEAMVQLFEEGFGEV; from the coding sequence ATGATTGAAAAAGAAGTCATTATCAAAAACAAAGCAGGACTGCACACGCGTCCAGCAGCCGCTATTGTCAAACTTGCTGCAAAATTCAAATCCGATTTTTTCATTGAAAAAGACGGTATTGAAATCAATGCAAAGTCTATCATTAGCGTGATGATGTTAGCTGCCCCAAAAGGCTCAAAATTGAAACTCAAATTCAAGGGTAGTGATGAAGTGCAAGCAGCAGAAGCGATGGTGCAACTGTTTGAAGAGGGCTTCGGCGAGGTCTGA